One window of the Streptomyces asoensis genome contains the following:
- a CDS encoding NAD(P)/FAD-dependent oxidoreductase: protein MDIVTRPRILVVGAGFAGVGCVRRLERALSAAEADVTLVTPFAYQLYLPLLPQVASGVLTPQSIAVSLRRSKKYRTRIIPGGAIGVDLKSKVCVIRTITDEIVNEPYDYIVLAPGSVTRTFDIPGLTEHAFGMKTLAEAAYIRDHVISQLDLADASHDPAERTSRLQFVVVGGGYAGTETAACLQLLTHNAVKRYPNLDPSLIKWHLIDIAPKLMPELGDKLGRSAQEVLRKRGIDISLGVSIAKAGPEEVTFTDGRVIPTRTLIWTAGVVASPLIATLGAETVRGRLAVTAEMNLPGNDGVFALGDAAAVPDEAKGEQGAICPPTAQHAMRQGKVVADNVIATLRGRAMRPYVHKDLGLVVDLGGTDAVSKPLGIELRGLPAQAVARGYHWSALRTGVAKARVLTNWTLNAVAGDDFVRTGFQARRAARLKDFEYTDSYLTPEQVRAQIEGPGSETA, encoded by the coding sequence ATGGACATCGTGACACGACCCAGGATCCTGGTGGTGGGAGCGGGCTTCGCGGGAGTGGGGTGCGTTCGACGTCTGGAACGCGCGCTCTCCGCCGCGGAGGCCGACGTCACTCTGGTGACGCCATTCGCCTACCAGCTCTATCTGCCGCTGCTGCCACAGGTCGCCTCAGGGGTGCTGACGCCCCAGTCGATCGCCGTTTCGCTGCGCCGCAGCAAGAAGTACCGCACCCGGATCATTCCGGGCGGTGCCATCGGCGTGGACCTCAAGTCGAAGGTCTGCGTCATCCGGACCATCACCGACGAGATCGTCAACGAGCCCTACGACTACATCGTGCTCGCTCCCGGCAGCGTGACGCGCACCTTCGACATCCCGGGGCTGACCGAGCACGCCTTCGGGATGAAGACCCTCGCCGAGGCCGCGTACATCCGCGACCACGTCATCAGCCAGCTCGACCTCGCCGACGCCAGCCACGACCCCGCCGAGCGGACCTCGCGGCTCCAGTTCGTGGTCGTCGGCGGCGGCTATGCCGGCACCGAGACCGCCGCCTGTCTCCAGCTCCTCACCCACAACGCGGTCAAGCGCTATCCGAACCTGGACCCGAGCCTGATCAAGTGGCATCTGATCGACATCGCGCCGAAGCTGATGCCGGAGCTCGGCGACAAGCTCGGCCGCAGTGCGCAGGAGGTGCTGCGCAAGCGGGGCATCGACATCTCGCTGGGCGTGTCCATCGCCAAGGCGGGTCCGGAGGAGGTCACCTTCACCGACGGGCGGGTGATCCCGACCCGGACCCTGATCTGGACGGCGGGAGTCGTCGCGAGCCCGCTGATCGCGACCCTCGGCGCGGAGACGGTCCGCGGGCGGCTCGCCGTCACCGCGGAGATGAACCTGCCCGGGAACGACGGGGTGTTCGCGCTCGGGGACGCCGCCGCCGTACCCGACGAGGCCAAGGGCGAGCAGGGCGCGATCTGCCCGCCGACGGCGCAGCACGCCATGCGGCAGGGCAAGGTCGTCGCCGACAACGTCATCGCAACGCTGCGGGGCCGGGCGATGCGGCCTTACGTGCACAAGGACCTCGGTCTGGTCGTCGACCTCGGCGGTACCGACGCCGTCTCCAAGCCGCTCGGCATCGAGCTGCGCGGGCTGCCCGCGCAGGCGGTGGCCCGCGGCTACCACTGGTCGGCGCTGCGCACGGGGGTGGCCAAGGCGCGGGTGCTGACGAACTGGACGCTCAACGCGGTCGCGGGCGACGATTTCGTACGCACCGGCTTCCAGGCGCGCCGGGCGGCGAGGCTGAAGGACTTCGAGTACACGGACAGCTATCTGACGCCCGAGCAGGTGCGGGCGCAGATCGAGGGGCCCGGGTCGGAGACCGCCTGA
- a CDS encoding FUSC family protein — protein sequence MRAAARSFGARWRDRIAASDPGLLRLAAGLRTVGAIALTLAVLSLLGADVSHLVAGAIAAMVATFAIREKQRDRQAVTLALGLPVAFASMSLAALLSSRTVAGDVFFVALIFCAVYGRRFGDRGTALGLVGFQVYFLSLFVGVTGASLPGFYGVLAVAFVCSAVARFVLVPQTPAGILQRLRGAFRARLAQLLAAQLDLLDAGPDDVEKALAHVREGTARLHETAMLIQGRLEEGTPDEATARLVQRRIADAEIAAERLGLLLLTARSAERADTLTMHLPGAPLPEGGHLPVRDEALAALRRDLGALRLLVRIPVAEGAATAHVRNRLLGYRDEENLPKASPAVQDVFRGVGEAARAVLGLRIALDGPQDESEDSPETARSREELDAEDAAIGGGEGDEDSDAAGKETGLRRPTTRAAVQVAVGSSLAIVGGELLSSHRWYWAVLTCWIVFINTASTGEILVKGYRRLLGTVLGVVAGILLAGLVGHHTWTAFAVVLLCVFAMFYTAPLSYTLMSFFVTAALGVLYTLLHTYSMSVLVLRVEETALGAACGIVAAALVLPVHTDRRTNELLTTVLERLTDVTEAAVEQLSGGPPAELLDRARDLDQALADLRAATQPLTHPVTPLRTRRDTARYVVALLETCAYHARTLAAMAELLPTQRSIVADPGLRRAGQRIRHNIGAISARVAGERSTAEVLTGPSIASLLMPGGPGTPRYGRVTDRVLRHLQRLDEAVVGLARPLGVPVAPPPK from the coding sequence GTGAGGGCGGCGGCACGGTCGTTCGGTGCACGGTGGCGGGATCGGATCGCGGCGTCCGACCCCGGGCTGCTGCGTCTGGCGGCCGGGTTGCGCACGGTCGGTGCGATCGCCCTCACGCTGGCCGTGCTCTCGCTGCTGGGTGCGGACGTCTCGCACCTGGTGGCGGGGGCCATCGCCGCGATGGTCGCCACGTTCGCGATCCGGGAGAAGCAGCGCGACCGGCAGGCCGTCACGCTGGCGCTGGGTCTGCCGGTGGCGTTCGCCTCGATGTCGCTGGCGGCGCTGCTCAGCTCCCGGACGGTGGCGGGTGACGTCTTCTTCGTGGCCCTGATCTTCTGCGCCGTCTACGGCCGCCGGTTCGGTGACCGGGGCACGGCGCTCGGGCTGGTCGGCTTCCAGGTCTACTTCCTGTCCCTGTTCGTCGGGGTCACCGGAGCGAGCCTGCCGGGGTTCTACGGGGTGCTGGCCGTCGCCTTCGTGTGCAGTGCGGTGGCGCGCTTCGTGCTGGTGCCGCAGACGCCGGCCGGTATCCTCCAGCGGCTGCGCGGGGCCTTCCGGGCGCGGCTCGCGCAGTTGCTGGCCGCCCAGCTCGATCTCCTCGACGCCGGTCCGGACGACGTCGAGAAGGCGCTGGCCCATGTGCGCGAGGGCACCGCCCGGCTGCACGAGACGGCGATGCTGATCCAGGGCCGGCTGGAGGAGGGCACTCCGGACGAGGCGACGGCCCGACTGGTGCAGCGCCGGATCGCCGACGCCGAGATCGCCGCCGAGCGGCTCGGCCTGCTCCTGCTGACCGCCCGCAGCGCCGAACGGGCGGACACCCTGACCATGCACCTGCCGGGCGCGCCACTGCCGGAGGGCGGCCATCTCCCCGTCCGGGACGAGGCCCTCGCCGCCCTGCGCCGTGATCTGGGTGCCCTGCGGCTGCTGGTCCGGATCCCCGTCGCGGAGGGCGCGGCCACGGCACACGTCCGCAACCGGCTGCTCGGCTACCGGGACGAGGAGAACCTGCCGAAGGCGTCGCCCGCCGTCCAGGACGTCTTCCGGGGCGTCGGTGAGGCGGCGCGCGCGGTGCTGGGGTTGCGGATCGCGCTCGACGGGCCGCAGGACGAGTCCGAGGACAGCCCGGAGACGGCGCGCTCCCGCGAGGAACTGGACGCGGAGGACGCCGCGATCGGCGGGGGCGAGGGGGACGAAGACTCCGACGCGGCCGGGAAGGAGACGGGGCTGCGGCGGCCGACCACCCGGGCCGCCGTGCAGGTCGCCGTCGGGTCGTCGCTGGCCATCGTCGGCGGTGAGCTGCTCTCCTCGCACCGCTGGTACTGGGCGGTGCTGACCTGCTGGATCGTGTTCATCAACACCGCCTCCACCGGGGAGATCCTGGTCAAGGGCTACCGGCGGCTGCTGGGCACCGTGCTCGGGGTGGTCGCCGGCATCCTGCTGGCGGGGCTGGTCGGGCACCACACGTGGACGGCGTTCGCGGTGGTGCTGCTGTGCGTGTTCGCGATGTTCTACACGGCGCCGCTGTCGTACACGCTGATGTCGTTCTTCGTGACGGCCGCGCTGGGTGTGCTGTACACGCTGCTGCACACCTACAGCATGTCGGTGCTGGTGCTACGGGTGGAGGAGACCGCGCTCGGGGCGGCCTGCGGAATCGTCGCGGCGGCGCTGGTGCTGCCGGTGCACACGGACCGGCGTACCAACGAGCTGCTGACGACCGTGCTGGAGCGGCTGACCGATGTCACCGAGGCGGCCGTGGAGCAGCTGAGCGGCGGTCCCCCGGCCGAGCTGCTGGACCGGGCCCGTGACCTGGACCAGGCACTGGCCGATCTGCGGGCGGCGACGCAGCCCCTGACGCACCCGGTCACGCCGTTGCGGACCCGGCGGGACACGGCCCGGTACGTCGTCGCGCTGCTCGAGACCTGTGCGTACCACGCGCGGACCCTGGCGGCCATGGCCGAGCTGCTGCCGACTCAGCGGTCGATCGTGGCGGACCCGGGGCTGCGCCGCGCCGGGCAGCGCATCCGGCACAACATCGGGGCGATCTCCGCGCGCGTGGCTGGTGAGCGGAGTACCGCCGAGGTGCTGACCGGGCCGAGCATCGCCTCGCTGCTGATGCCCGGCGGGCCGGGAACGCCGCGCTACGGCCGGGTGACCGACCGCGTGCTGCGCCACCTTCAGCGCCTGGACGAAGCGGTGGTCGGTCTGGCCCGGCCGCTCGGCGTGCCGGTGGCTCCGCCGCCGAAGTGA
- a CDS encoding DUF5133 domain-containing protein, whose protein sequence is MLMPHPAVLRRLVEEYEALTRPGSTEAPPQAQAQARDLAYTLCVSTGTRDVRHALETAHQWLEAASAADAAIRPPTDRDPHVYA, encoded by the coding sequence ATGCTCATGCCGCATCCCGCTGTCCTGCGCAGACTCGTCGAGGAGTACGAGGCGCTGACGCGACCCGGATCCACCGAGGCGCCGCCACAGGCACAGGCACAGGCGCGTGATCTCGCCTACACGCTGTGCGTGTCCACCGGCACGCGCGACGTGAGGCACGCCCTGGAGACGGCACATCAATGGCTCGAGGCGGCGTCGGCCGCCGACGCGGCGATACGGCCGCCGACCGACAGAGATCCACACGTGTACGCCTGA
- a CDS encoding DUF1206 domain-containing protein → MDTSALARNGRVEVERAARGSVTKGAAKAGLAARGVIYLLVGLLALQIAFGDGSQQADRQGALAEISEKPFGAVLLWALGVGLVGMALWRLSEVVFGGVGADGRSAKKRLLSFVRCAFYSFVAYSVLAFAAGSGSGGGSGDEQSRDVTARALELPGGQWIVGAGGVGIIVAGVWIGARAVMRSYRKKLRLGEMSPRMRRLVDITGVGGGAARGVVFAAAGAFAVRAAVEYRPNEAKGIDDTLRSFAGTPAGPGLLACVAAGLVLFGLFSFAMARWRKV, encoded by the coding sequence ATGGACACGAGTGCTCTGGCGCGCAACGGCCGGGTCGAGGTGGAGCGAGCGGCACGGGGCTCGGTGACGAAGGGCGCCGCCAAGGCGGGGCTCGCCGCGCGAGGTGTGATCTATCTGCTGGTCGGATTGCTGGCGCTACAGATCGCCTTCGGCGACGGCAGTCAGCAGGCCGACCGCCAGGGGGCCCTGGCGGAGATCTCGGAGAAGCCGTTCGGCGCCGTACTGCTGTGGGCACTGGGCGTCGGACTGGTCGGCATGGCGCTGTGGCGGCTGTCGGAGGTCGTCTTCGGCGGAGTCGGCGCCGACGGGCGCAGCGCCAAGAAGCGGCTGCTCTCGTTCGTCCGGTGCGCCTTCTACTCCTTCGTCGCCTACTCCGTGCTGGCCTTCGCCGCCGGATCGGGCAGCGGAGGCGGTTCCGGTGACGAGCAGTCCCGGGACGTCACCGCCCGGGCGCTCGAGCTTCCCGGGGGCCAGTGGATCGTCGGCGCGGGAGGCGTGGGGATCATCGTGGCGGGCGTGTGGATCGGCGCCCGCGCCGTCATGCGCTCCTACCGGAAGAAGCTGCGGCTGGGGGAGATGTCCCCGCGCATGCGGCGGCTGGTGGACATCACCGGGGTGGGCGGCGGCGCCGCCCGTGGCGTGGTGTTCGCCGCCGCGGGAGCCTTCGCCGTACGGGCCGCCGTCGAGTACCGGCCGAACGAGGCCAAGGGGATCGACGACACACTGCGTTCTTTCGCCGGCACGCCCGCCGGGCCGGGCCTCCTGGCCTGCGTCGCCGCCGGGCTCGTGCTCTTCGGACTGTTCTCGTTCGCCATGGCCCGCTGGCGCAAGGTCTGA